The Apium graveolens cultivar Ventura chromosome 6, ASM990537v1, whole genome shotgun sequence genome contains a region encoding:
- the LOC141663631 gene encoding putative sodium/metabolite cotransporter BASS2, chloroplastic: MSAMSLSLRLNHLLSHPFSPSTRNPIFNPTKPTFLIPPKKFPHKKPLKIRSSNGESEQSFPIIQEKPKWEKMVSDAASLYPIYVTLGGVVAYVRPCTFSWFIEKAPTSYSLGLGFIMLSMGLTLELKDLINLFLQNSFAILFGCLAQYTIMPVLGLAISKILRLSPSLSAGLILLSCCPGGTASNVVTLIAQGDVALSIVMTVCTTLGAVLLTPTLTKILVGTYVPVDALKLSISTLQVVVLPILLGSYMQSKFPKAVKLVTPFSPLFTVLAASLLACSVFAENVVHLKSSIAGASVSSDLSPLLRLKTILSSELGVTVLTVLLLHFAGFFVGYISATVAGFRETQRRAISIEVGMQNSSLGVVLATAHFSSSMVALPPAISAVIMNIMGSSLGYFWRCIHPANLSTSSTVGNN; this comes from the exons ATGTCAGCCATGTCACTATCTTTGCGCTTAAATCACCTTCTTTCCCACCCATTTTCACCATCAACTAGAAATCCAATCTTTAATCCAACAAAGCCCACATTTTTAATCCCTCCAAAAAAATTCCCACATAAAAAACCCCTCAAAATCAGATCTTCAAATGGAGAATCAGAGCAATCATTTCCCATTATTCAAGAAAAACCCAAATGGGAAAAAATGGTTTCAGATGCAGCAAGTTTGTATCCTATTTATGTTACTCTTGGTGGAGTTGTTGCTTATGTTAGGCCTTGTACATTTTCTTGGTTTATAGAGAAGGCTCCCACTTCTTATAGTTTGGGACTTGGATTCATAATGCTTTCAATGGGCCTTACTTTAGAGCTTAAAGATTTGATCAATTTGTTCTTGCAAAATTCTTTTGCT ATATTATTTGGATGCCTAGCTCAGTATACAATAATGCCAGTTTTGGGGCTTGCTATTAGCAAGATATTACGTTTGTCGCCATCGCTTTCTGCTGGTTTGATATTGCTTTCTTGTTGTCCTGGTGGTACTGCCTCCAATGTG GTGACCTTAATTGCTCAAGGAGATGTTGCATTATCCATAGTTATGACTGTATGCACCACTCTTGGAGCAGTGCTGCTTACTCCTACTCTGACAAAGATACTGGTCGGAACTTATGTTCCTGTAGATGCTCTTAAACTTTCCATCAGCACTTTGCAG GTGGTAGTTTTGCCGATTCTGTTAGGTTCTTATATGCAGAGCAAATTTCCTAAGGCTGTGAAACTTGTGACGCCTTTTTCTCCTCTATTCACTGTTTTGGCTGCCTCATTGCTGGCATGCAG TGTGTTTGCTGAAAATGTCGTTCATCTGAAATCGTCAATAGCGGGTGCATCTGTGTCATCTGACCTGTCTCCACTTCTTCGCTTAAAAACAATACTATCTAGTGAATTGGGAGTTACCGTACTTACAGTGCTGTTGCTTCATTTTGCTGGTTTTTTTGTCGG GTATATATCAGCAACTGTTGCTGGGTTCAGAGAAACACAGAGGCGCGCTATATCAATTGAG GTCGGCATGCAAAATTCTTCCCTAGGCGTTGTTTTAGCAACCGCACATTTCAGTTCATCCATGGTTGCATTGCCTCCTGCAATATCTGCCGTGATAATGAATATAATGGGCAGCAGTTTGGGCTACTTCTGGAGATGCATTCATCCTGCTAATTTAAGCACTAGTTCTACAGTTGGTAATAATTAG